In Campylobacter showae, the genomic stretch GCGAAATTTTGCCGTAGAGAGCGACCTTTATGCCGTCTGCAACGTCAAATTTGAGCTTAGCGGCGTTAAATTTATAAATGACCGCCGAGATCGCGGCCTTTTCGTCTTTTAGCGTGAAGTACCAGTGGCCCGAGCCGTGCCTCACTAGCCGCGAGATCTCGCCCTCTACCTCGACGTACGAAAACGTCGTCTCAAGCAGCGTTTTGGCCTGCTCGTTTAGCTCGCTGACGCTTAGCACTCACGGGCCTTTTGCGCGATGAAAAGAGTAGAAATATCCATCGAAAAGCTCTTGCAAAGGCGCATCTCAAAGCCTGCGGCAGCGAGTTCGTCCGCAAAGCTTTTGGCGTCTAAAAAGCCCTCGATCGAGCTTGGCAGATACTCGTAGGCTTCTTGATTTTTGGAGATAAAGCCGCCTATTTTAGGTAAAATTTTACTTAGATAAAAGTCGCGAGCGCCCGTTAAAATCCCGCTTTTTTTACGTTTGGTAAACTCTAGCACTACGACGTATCCGCCCGTTTTTAGCACTCTGTTAAACTCTCTTAGCGCGGCCTCGCGCTCGACTACGTTTCTGATGCCGTAGCTGATGCTTAGCACGTCCATCGAGCCGCTATCAAGCGTCGTTTGCGTCGCTAGCGCCTCGATAAATTTAAACTCGGGGAATTTCTGTTTGGCGACCGCGAGCATTCCGCTTGAGGGATCGACGCCGATTAGATTTTCGATTTTTACGTTAAACTCGCCCGCCGTCTTTTGCCAAAAGCCCATCATGTCGCCCGTGCCGCATGCGACATCGACGATATTTACGCTTGAGTTTTTGAAATTGCTTAGCACCGTTTTGCACGCGATCTTGCGCCAGCTCACGTCCGCACCCATGCTCAGCACGCGGTTTGCCAGGTCGTAGGTGGGCGCGATGTCGTTAAACATCTGAACTATTTTTTCTTGTTTTTCCATTTTTTCTCTTTTAGATATAGTAGATTTTTAAGCCGTGCGAAAGCTTTGTGAGGCTTTTTAAAATTTTAGGCTTTGAGTCTAAAATTTCGCTTCGCAGCTCGTAGATTTTTTTGTAAATTTTAGCTTGGAGTTTGTCTATGCGCTTTTGCTCGGCGCCGCTTTTTACGTGCGCTAGCAGGCCTAGCCAGATATCGGCGTCTTGCAGCGAGCCAAAGGTTTCTTGTAAAATTTTGCTCTTTTTAAAGCATTTTTTAGCTGCAGCAAAGCTAAAACCGCCGCCAAAAATCTCGCTTAGATACCTTAGTCTTTTTATCTCGATGCGGCACTTGTGAAACTGCGCGTTTTCG encodes the following:
- the ubiE gene encoding bifunctional demethylmenaquinone methyltransferase/2-methoxy-6-polyprenyl-1,4-benzoquinol methylase UbiE, with amino-acid sequence MEKQEKIVQMFNDIAPTYDLANRVLSMGADVSWRKIACKTVLSNFKNSSVNIVDVACGTGDMMGFWQKTAGEFNVKIENLIGVDPSSGMLAVAKQKFPEFKFIEALATQTTLDSGSMDVLSISYGIRNVVEREAALREFNRVLKTGGYVVVLEFTKRKKSGILTGARDFYLSKILPKIGGFISKNQEAYEYLPSSIEGFLDAKSFADELAAAGFEMRLCKSFSMDISTLFIAQKAREC